The following are encoded together in the Parabacteroides chongii genome:
- the ruvX gene encoding Holliday junction resolvase RuvX — MGRILAIDYGRKRTGIAVTDTLQMIANGLTTVPSGELVSWLSAYVSKEPVELFVVGQPKQMNNEPSENMKYVEAFVTHLKRTIPDIPVEYYDERFTSVLAHKAMLDGGLKKKKRQDKGLVDEISAVIILQSYLENKKYQL; from the coding sequence ATGGGAAGGATACTAGCAATTGATTATGGTCGGAAACGGACCGGAATAGCAGTTACGGACACCTTGCAAATGATTGCAAACGGGTTGACGACAGTGCCGAGTGGTGAACTTGTTTCCTGGTTGTCAGCTTATGTGTCAAAGGAACCGGTTGAACTGTTTGTGGTCGGCCAGCCGAAACAGATGAATAATGAACCTTCGGAAAATATGAAGTATGTGGAAGCATTCGTTACACATCTGAAACGGACAATTCCGGATATCCCGGTTGAATATTACGATGAACGTTTTACATCTGTCCTGGCGCATAAAGCCATGCTGGACGGAGGTTTGAAGAAGAAAAAAAGACAGGATAAAGGGTTGGTGGATGAAATCAGTGCCGTTATTATCCTGCAATCATATTTAGAAAATAAAAAATATCAGTTATAG
- the def gene encoding peptide deformylase: MILPVYLYGQPVLRKEAEDVPKDYPDLKQLVANMFDTMYNADGVGLAAPQVGLSLRLLVIDADVMGDDFPECKGFKRAMINPDIVERSEEEISMEEGCLSLPGVHEKVSRASKIRVKYLDENLEEHDEVVDGFAARVVQHECEHLEGHVFIDNVSAIRRQLNKGKLNSIIKGTARCSYRAKAVGK; this comes from the coding sequence ATGATTTTACCAGTATATTTATATGGACAGCCCGTATTAAGAAAAGAGGCTGAAGATGTACCCAAAGATTATCCGGATTTAAAGCAGTTAGTAGCAAATATGTTCGACACGATGTATAATGCCGATGGAGTAGGTTTGGCCGCTCCTCAGGTTGGTCTGTCGCTCCGTTTGCTGGTGATCGATGCTGATGTAATGGGAGATGATTTCCCCGAATGCAAAGGTTTCAAGCGTGCCATGATCAATCCGGACATAGTAGAACGTAGTGAAGAAGAAATTTCCATGGAAGAAGGCTGTTTAAGTCTGCCGGGCGTACATGAAAAAGTATCCCGTGCCAGCAAGATCCGTGTGAAATATCTGGATGAAAACCTGGAAGAACATGACGAAGTGGTCGATGGTTTTGCAGCCCGTGTTGTACAGCATGAATGCGAGCACCTGGAAGGTCATGTCTTCATCGACAATGTGTCGGCTATCCGCCGCCAGTTGAATAAAGGAAAACTAAATAGTATTATTAAAGGGACTGCTCGTTGTTCGTACAGAGCAAAAGCTGTCGGTAAATAA
- a CDS encoding acyl-CoA carboxylase subunit beta, which yields MTDLSKNIQALREKKAVVEMGGGEAAIEKQIAMGKLTARDRILSLLDKNSFHEYDLFVKHDGRDFGMDKKDFPGDGVVTGTGTIFGAPVCIYAQDFTVAGGSLGLQHARKITKIMDHALKMKCPIIGINDSGGARIQEGVGALAGYGEIFYRNTIASGVIPQISLILGPCAGGAVYSPALTDFVFVVENISKMFITGPNVIKTVLGEDISMEDLGGARVHAETTGNAHFYALSEQECFEQVKRLVSFIPWNNQQRAKTVEPKEPTAMLNIEEVVPADPKQPYDVRDVIKCIVDDSDFLEVQELWAANIVVGFGRMAGETVGFVANQPMVLAGVLDCDSADKAARFIRFCDSFNIPIITLEDMPGYLPGVDQEHAGVIRHGAKVLYAYSEATVPKITVILRKAYGGGYIAMNSRHLGADFMFAWPSAEIAVMGPEGAANIIFRKEIMEAEDQNAMRQEKVKEYIEKFANPYVAASKGFIDSVIEPKETRALLLHALKLSILKEEYRPAKKHGIPPF from the coding sequence ATGACAGATTTAAGTAAAAACATTCAGGCCCTCAGGGAGAAGAAAGCCGTCGTTGAGATGGGTGGAGGCGAAGCTGCTATCGAAAAGCAGATCGCGATGGGTAAATTGACTGCCCGTGATCGTATTCTTTCCTTGCTGGACAAGAACTCTTTTCATGAGTACGATTTGTTTGTAAAGCATGATGGCCGCGACTTCGGAATGGATAAGAAAGACTTTCCGGGTGATGGTGTAGTTACAGGTACGGGTACTATTTTCGGTGCTCCGGTATGTATCTATGCACAGGACTTCACTGTTGCCGGTGGTTCATTAGGTTTGCAACATGCTCGCAAGATCACAAAGATCATGGATCATGCACTGAAGATGAAATGTCCGATCATCGGTATCAATGACTCGGGTGGTGCACGTATTCAGGAAGGTGTTGGCGCTTTGGCCGGATATGGTGAAATATTCTATAGAAATACAATCGCATCAGGTGTTATCCCTCAGATCTCGTTGATCCTGGGACCGTGTGCCGGTGGTGCCGTTTATTCTCCTGCCTTGACAGACTTCGTGTTCGTGGTAGAAAACATCTCCAAGATGTTCATCACCGGTCCGAATGTGATCAAGACTGTTTTGGGCGAAGACATCTCTATGGAAGACCTGGGTGGTGCCCGTGTTCATGCTGAAACAACAGGTAACGCTCATTTCTATGCCTTGAGCGAACAGGAATGTTTCGAACAGGTTAAACGTCTAGTAAGCTTTATCCCCTGGAACAACCAGCAGCGTGCCAAGACTGTTGAACCGAAAGAGCCGACAGCTATGTTGAACATCGAAGAAGTGGTTCCTGCCGATCCTAAGCAGCCGTACGATGTACGCGATGTGATCAAATGTATTGTCGATGATTCTGACTTCCTCGAAGTTCAGGAATTGTGGGCTGCCAATATCGTAGTCGGCTTTGGCCGTATGGCAGGCGAGACGGTCGGTTTCGTAGCTAACCAACCGATGGTACTGGCGGGTGTATTGGATTGCGACAGTGCCGATAAAGCTGCTCGCTTCATCCGTTTCTGCGACTCATTCAATATTCCTATTATTACATTGGAAGATATGCCGGGTTATCTGCCGGGCGTAGACCAGGAACATGCCGGTGTGATCCGTCACGGAGCGAAGGTACTGTATGCTTATTCTGAAGCTACTGTTCCTAAGATCACAGTGATTTTACGTAAGGCTTACGGTGGTGGTTATATCGCTATGAACTCACGTCACCTGGGTGCTGACTTTATGTTCGCATGGCCGAGTGCAGAGATCGCTGTTATGGGACCGGAAGGTGCAGCAAACATTATCTTCCGTAAGGAAATCATGGAAGCTGAAGACCAGAATGCAATGCGTCAGGAAAAAGTAAAAGAGTATATTGAGAAGTTTGCTAATCCTTATGTGGCTGCTTCAAAAGGATTTATTGATTCTGTTATCGAGCCGAAAGAAACACGCGCGTTGTTGCTCCACGCTCTGAAACTTTCTATTTTGAAAGAGGAATACAGACCGGCTAAAAAGCACGGAATCCCTCCGTTCTAA
- a CDS encoding acetyl-CoA carboxylase biotin carboxyl carrier protein subunit has translation MENKENEYVDFVVTARKYKTLLTEKYKNRKMWHKPFVGDVISNLPGTIVKIYVEQGQEVEAGQLLLIHQAMKMYNRIVAPISGVITELEVKEGDKITKDHLMVKIQPK, from the coding sequence ATGGAAAATAAAGAAAATGAATATGTAGATTTTGTAGTTACCGCCCGTAAATACAAAACGCTGCTGACAGAGAAATATAAGAACCGTAAGATGTGGCATAAGCCCTTCGTCGGTGATGTGATTTCCAATCTTCCGGGAACCATCGTGAAGATTTATGTGGAGCAGGGCCAGGAAGTTGAAGCCGGCCAGTTGCTTCTCATTCATCAGGCGATGAAGATGTACAACCGGATCGTAGCTCCGATATCCGGAGTGATCACCGAGTTGGAGGTAAAGGAAGGCGATAAGATCACAAAAGATCATTTGATGGTTAAAATACAGCCGAAGTAA
- a CDS encoding undecaprenyl-phosphate glucose phosphotransferase, producing the protein MEFDKKHGYLIQWLIGIGDLLVLNLLFFAVYNGLDILYTKALSYSLREVVLLLNFCYFFSLYFVPMQLHVAVVFIDKIVQRAFALVSILVFLFATCLIFLNIGDALATFLIVYYLITIVIFALWRVLVRVTLKMYRRKGHNFKKIIIVGAGKNGMELYRVMKDDLSYGFHVMGFFDDNLSLQSVLPNYLGMTHEVEDYVLANDIDEIYCTLPGTQDEKILRIINFAEKHMIRFYIVPEFYRNIKKSLVMEIMESIPLLAIRREPLQAAYNRALKRSFDIVFSLGVLLTVYPVLYIIVGALIKITSPGPIFFKQKRTGLYGQEFECYKFRTMRVNSDADKLQAVKDDPRKTRVGDFLRRTNLDEFPQFINVLRGEMSVVGPRPHMLKHTEQYSALIDKYMVRHLVKPGVTGWAQVTGYRGETKTLEQMEGRVKRDVWYIENWSFFLDLKIIVVTVLNMSKGEKNAY; encoded by the coding sequence ATGGAATTCGACAAAAAACATGGTTACCTTATCCAATGGCTGATAGGAATAGGAGATTTGTTAGTATTAAACCTATTGTTCTTCGCTGTTTATAATGGATTAGATATATTATATACAAAAGCGCTGTCTTATAGTTTAAGAGAGGTGGTGCTTTTGTTGAATTTTTGCTATTTCTTTTCTCTTTATTTTGTTCCCATGCAATTGCATGTGGCTGTTGTTTTTATCGATAAAATCGTCCAAAGGGCCTTTGCGCTGGTTTCCATATTGGTATTTTTATTTGCTACCTGTCTGATATTTTTAAATATAGGCGATGCTCTGGCTACTTTCCTGATTGTGTATTATCTTATAACGATTGTCATTTTTGCACTTTGGCGTGTGTTGGTTCGTGTTACGTTGAAGATGTATCGTAGGAAAGGGCATAATTTCAAGAAAATTATTATTGTCGGTGCCGGAAAGAACGGTATGGAATTGTATCGGGTCATGAAAGATGATCTTTCTTATGGATTCCATGTGATGGGTTTTTTCGATGATAATTTATCTTTACAGAGTGTTTTGCCCAATTATTTGGGTATGACTCATGAAGTGGAGGATTATGTACTTGCTAATGATATAGACGAGATTTATTGTACTTTGCCGGGAACACAGGATGAAAAGATCCTGCGGATTATCAATTTTGCGGAAAAGCATATGATTCGCTTTTACATCGTTCCCGAATTTTATAGGAATATCAAGAAGAGTCTTGTGATGGAAATAATGGAGTCTATTCCGTTATTGGCGATTCGTCGCGAACCGTTGCAGGCTGCTTATAATCGTGCATTAAAAAGATCCTTTGATATTGTTTTTTCATTGGGAGTTCTGTTGACTGTTTATCCGGTATTATATATCATTGTCGGAGCATTGATAAAAATAACTTCTCCGGGACCGATCTTTTTTAAACAGAAAAGGACTGGTCTGTACGGGCAGGAGTTTGAGTGCTATAAATTCCGTACTATGCGGGTAAATTCCGATGCGGATAAATTGCAGGCGGTAAAAGACGATCCCCGTAAAACGCGTGTCGGAGACTTTCTGCGCCGTACAAACCTGGATGAATTTCCGCAGTTTATCAATGTACTGAGAGGGGAAATGTCGGTAGTCGGTCCCCGTCCTCATATGCTGAAGCATACCGAACAGTATTCGGCTCTTATCGATAAATATATGGTGCGTCATTTGGTGAAGCCGGGGGTTACAGGATGGGCGCAGGTAACCGGTTATCGCGGAGAAACAAAGACATTGGAACAGATGGAAGGCCGTGTCAAAAGAGATGTGTGGTACATCGAGAACTGGTCGTTTTTCCTGGATCTGAAGATCATTGTGGTGACGGTTTTGAATATGTCGAAAGGAGAAAAGAATGCTTATTAA